The following proteins come from a genomic window of Salvia hispanica cultivar TCC Black 2014 chromosome 4, UniMelb_Shisp_WGS_1.0, whole genome shotgun sequence:
- the LOC125220953 gene encoding secreted RxLR effector protein 161-like encodes MERIPYASVVGSLNYVQTCTRPDITFAVGMLDRYQSNLGMDHWKAAKKVLKYLQGTKEHMLTYRRSDNLEVIGYSDSDYAGCVDSRKSTFSYLFLLAEGAVSWKSGKQSVIATSTMEAEFVACFEATVHGLWLRNFISGLRIVGSIARPLKIYCDNSATVFFSKNDKY; translated from the coding sequence ATGGAAAGAATTCCATATGCATCAGTGGTTGGGAGTTTGAACTATGTTCAAACATGTACGCGACCAGATATCACCTTTGCGGTTGGTATGTTGGATCGATATCAAAGTAATCTCGGAATGGATCACTGGAAGGCTGCAAAGAAAGTCCTCAAGTACTTGCAAGGCACCAAAGAGCACATGCTTACGTATAGAAGATCCGATAATCTAGAGGTCATTGGATATTCAGATTCAGACTATGCCGGATGCGTTGATAGTAGAAAATCTACGTTTAGCTATTTGTTCCTTTTAGCCGAGGGAGCAGTATCATGGAAAAGTGGAAAGCAGTCTGTCATTGCTACTTCCACTATGGAAGCCGAATTTGTGGCATGCTTTGAGGCCACTGTTCACGGATTGTGGTTGCGCAACTTTATTTCAGGGCTTAGAATTGTCGGCTCTATAGCTAGGCCGCTGAAAATTTATTGTGATAATTCCGCAACTGTCTTCTTTTCAAAGAATGATAAGTACTAG